The following proteins are encoded in a genomic region of Sparus aurata chromosome 23, fSpaAur1.1, whole genome shotgun sequence:
- the aatka gene encoding serine/threonine-protein kinase LMTK1 has product MLFALHVIVMSSAFFNPSFAFSSHFDTDGAPLSELSWPSSLAVVAVSFSGLFTFVFLMLACLCCKKGDIGFKEFENTEGEEYQADLSALASPSSQNGPEVYILPLTEVSLPVSKQPGRSIQLLKSSDLGRHSLLYLKEIGHGWFGKVLLGEVNAGLSTTQVVVKELKASASVQDQMQFLEEVQPYRTLQHPALLQCLAQCSEVTPYLLVMEFCPLGDLKSYLRSCRVADSETPDPLILQRMACDIASGLLHLHKYNFIHSDLALRNCLLTSEMSVKIGDYGLSHSRYKDDYYITQDQIWVPLRWIAPELIDEVHGNLLVVDQTKSSNIWSLGVTVWELLELGNQPYRHYSDRQVLTYAVKEQQLKLPKPQLQFPLAERWYEVMQFCWLQPELRPSSEEVHLLVTYLCAKGSSEAEEDFEQRWNALRPNLLGSTSHTATSTTLLLTPTPASADDSGAEQTQAVELASSASSSFPLLEHFSDSFHSDTGDDLLTVTETSHGLNFEYKWEQARAEQPYCSSSTSGPLGQGNPHYQDIYYSSKRSSSGGCKTDSLTSGISPSYYEPEHPGVVPVLSAHSPSVSSEYYIRIEEPVECNINLDDSVVDYSPGVEAGSSRLSSESRTGSSTAQPSTYWATADNIKSPAYDSDSSPTVQLTMEPLLRHTSCTSPVKLGRSHNCFSSSQDDAVYCEQSSAYKTRRHSCLSELDTTPESRSNLVHPAGLLENPRSLSQAVSSPSLGFCDPYLEASTGRSTVSESYHNIMDPLRKTIPIVNHISIDVGTDDGLLVGQRRGEDIEDDLFSEAEATNWTSNHSANNNSLSFDSRQAGSGHDCYLDLQYADHSNTTELWSLTKATTRTFQSSRSCGTLEAEGGDSGHNAASKPAELGSYIHLHHREGEESATQVERNLSAENLRSFDSLTSSSVNARGTEGGKLEGKYENQLSLHGDRLYSEPQMIPEANYIKSPSSFKDPQTVKQRGNIWEGVSTGISVGLGDKRRSYPETSESNRSLDSGVGVRNSSVSLVELGDYSEDDDDDITDITSGIFADFNLDYAEVEEEELSPVKTQERTPESVDTLNLSSSMASTCDQAFSPDPFNTPLLPKSLDSGYDTENNESPEFLFKELGDPLGGERSPRLGGEPELVVQVGLGQGICTSTNNSELQLKGLTDKNPYRDSAYFSDYDPENERSPQEEGSKFYPSDFTAENLSSIRGDDSVKRQFNSDDHLTNLRLIKSCVLVNLSEADPSSPHPLPTPGLSMLSPFPPQMGGCLTKESAPADDDLGLENEHSGEEPSSELGSSIGSEPSSTVQEASGNHEEGNRRAEDYSPVQSLNSDSTLTDYRDEAPKENENGTTEEEELPEFNHVQEETEDRREAVRINEEDFEDIDAEECDSQDSLCEESNGPADLSTSSSLLELCGEEVRAPLEEAEDEDDSDDSESDEELRTYNIQDEDSEESEEDFTTVPVVVSDCSRARHLRSLLKMPTLITESFCDELERKKKAVSFFDDVTVFLFDQESPTGELVDYTFSVETEANEQESSEAELEAQSCETFCVSEGTDGSNSVEGGGCEWKDDLSFEPRPSSPDTNPEPPSSPSSTSNSPEAPKPAAVALNRFMVSRFSITHVSDPHTGSATENSEDSPKD; this is encoded by the exons ATGGGGCTCCGCTGAGCGAGCTGTCGTGGCCTTCGTCCCTGGCGGTGGTGGCCGTCTCCTTCTCCGGCCTCTTCACCTTCGTCTTCCTCATGCTGGCCTGCCTCTGCTGCAAGAAGGGCGACATCGGCTTCAAG GAGTTTGAAAACACCGAGGGAGAGGAGTACCAGGCAGATCTCTCCGCCCTGGCCTCGCCTTCCTCCCAGAACGGCCCCGAGGTCTACATCCTTCCCCTCACGGAGGTCTCCCTGCCTGTCTCCAAACAGCCGGGCCGATCCA TCCAGCTGCTGAAATCATCAGACCTCGGCCGCCATAGTCTGCTGTATCTAAAGGAGATTGGACATGGCTGGTTCGGCAAG GTTCTGCTGGGCGAAGTCAATGCGGGCCTCAGCACCACCCAGGTGGTGGTAAAGGAGCTGAAGGCCAGCGCCAGTGTCCAGGATCAGATGCAGTTCCTGGAGGAGGTGCAGCCATACCG AACCCTGCAGCACCCTGCCCTCCTGCAGTGCCTGGCACAATGCTCAGAGGTCACTCCTTATCTGCTGGTCATGGAGTTCTGCCCTCTG gGTGATCTGAAGAGCTACCTGCGCAGCTGTCGGGTGGCCGACTCCGAGACTCCTGACCCTCTGATCCTCCAGAGGATGGCGTGTGACATTGCCTCAGGGCTGCTGCACCTCCACAAATACAACTTCATACACAG CGACCTGGCTTTGCGAAACTGCCTGCTGACTTCAGAAATGTCAGTTAAGATCGGAGACTACGGCCTCTCTCACAGCCGATACAAG GATGACTACTACATAACACAAGACCAGATCTGGGTTCCCCTGCGCTGGATTGCACCTGAGCTCATAGACGAGGTCCACGGTAACCTGCTGGTCGTGGACCAAACCAAATCCAGCAACATCTG GTCGTTGGGGGTGACTGTGTGGGAGCTGTTGGAGCTGGGAAACCAGCCGTACCGACACTATTCTGACAGACAGGTGCTGACATACGCTGTGAAAGAGCAGCAGCTCAAACTACCCAAACCCCAGCTGCAGTTCCCTCTGGCTGAGCGCTG GTATGAAGTGATGCAGTTCTGCTGGCTGCAGCCCGAGCTGAGGCCCAGCAGCGAGGAAGTCCACCTTCTGGTCACATACTTGTGTGCCAAAGGCTCCAGCGAGGCCGAGGAAGACTTCGAACAACGTTGGAACGCCTTGAGACCCAACCTGCTGGGCAGCACCTCCCACACGGCGACATCCACCACCCTGCTCCTGACCCCCACACCCGCCTCAGCTGACGACAGTGGCGCAGAGCAAACTCAGGCGGTGGAGCTGGCCTCCTCTGCCTcgtcctccttccctctcctggAGCACTTCTCCGACAGCTTCCACTCCGACACCGGGGACGACCTCCTCACCGTCACAGAGACCAGCCACGGGCTCAACTTTGAGTACAAGTGGGAGCAGGCCCGCGCTGAGCAGCCCtactgctcctcctccaccagtgGGCCGCTGGGCCAGGGGAACCCACATTACCAGGATATCTACTATTCCAGTAAAAGGAGCAGCTCAGGGGGCTGCAAGACTGACAGCCTGACCTCGGGCATATCCCCGTCCTACTATGAACCCGAACACCCGGGTGTGGTCCCGGTGTTGAGTGCCCACAGCCCCTCAGTCAGCAGTGAGTACTACATTCGTATAGAGGAACCAGTCGAGTGTAACATAAACCTGGATGACAGCGTGGTGGACTACAGCCCAGGGGTGGAGGCCGGCAGCAGCAGGTTGTCCTCCGAGAGTCGGACCGGGTCTTCCACGGCACAGCCCAGTACTTACTGGGCAACTGCTGACAACATCAAGTCTCCCGCCTACGACTCGGACTCAAGCCCCACCGTCCAACTCACCATGGAGCCGCTGCTGAGACACACATCCTGCACCAGTCCTGTAAAGTTAGGCCGCTCCCACAACTGCTTCTCATCCAGCCAGGACGACGCGGTCTACTGTGAGCAGTCGTCGGCATACAAGACGCGGCGCCActcctgtctgtctgagctGGATACAACGCCAGAGTCCAGATCAAACCTTGTCCATCCGGCAGGACTTTTAGAAAACCCGCGCAGTTTGTCGCAAGCAGTGAGCAGCCCCAGCTTAGGGTTCTGCGATCCCTACCTTGAAGCGAGCACAGGTCGCAGCACAGTTAGTGAGAGCTATCATAATATAATGGATCCCCTCAGAAAGACGATACCCATTGTTAACCACATTAGCATCGACGTAGGGACGGACGACGGCCTGCTGGTGGGCCAGCGGAGAGGAGAAGACATCGAGGATGACCTTTTCTCTGAAGCAGAGGCCACAAACTGGACCTCAAACCATTCggcaaacaacaacagccttAGCTTCgacagcaggcaggcaggcagtggGCATGACTGCTATCTGGACCTCCAATATGCTGATCACTCTAACACAACAGAATTATGGTCTTTAACCAAGGCCACCACCAGAACCTTCCAGAGCTCCAGGTCTTGTGGCACCTTGGAAGCAGAAGGAGGAGATTCTGGTCATAACGCTGCTAGCAAGCCCGCTGAATTGGGTTCATACATTCACCTGCAtcacagagaaggagaggaatCTGCCACTCAAGTGGAACGGAACTTATCTGCAGAGAATCTAAGAAGTTTTGATTCGCTCACCAGCTCAAGTGTCAATGCCAGAGGGACGGAGGGTGGAAAACTAGAgggaaaatatgaaaatcaatTATCGCTTCACGGGGATAGACTGTACTCTGAGCCTCAGATGATACCCGAGGCGAACTATATTAAGTCCCCGTCTTCTTTCAAGGATCCCCAGACGGTCAAGCAGAGGGGTAACATCTGGGAGGGGGTTTCAACAGGAATCTCGGTTGGTCTCGGAGACAAAAGGCGAAGCTACCCAGAGACGTCAGAAAGCAACAGATCGTTGGACAGTGGAGTCGGGGTCAGGAACTCCAGCGTCAGCCTGGTTGAGCTCGGTGACTACAGCGAGGACGATGACGACGACATCACAGATATCACATCGGGGATCTTTGCTGATTTCAACCTGGACTAcgctgaggtggaggaggaagaactgAGTCCGGTGAAGACTCAAGAGAGAACTCCCGAGTCTGTGGACACCCTGAACCTGTCCTCGTCGATGGCAAGCACCTGTGATCAGGCCTTCAGCCCCGATCCCTTCAATACCCCCCTCCTACCCAAATCCCTGGACAGTGGCTACGACACAGAGAACAACGAATCTCCAGAGTTTCTCTTCAAAGAGCTCGGAGATCCCCTGGGTGGTGAGAGGAGCCCCAGGTTGGGTGGAGAACCTGAACTAGTTGTGCAGGTGGGTTTAGGCCAAGGGATCTGCACTTCCACAAACAACTCAGAGCTCCAGTTGAAGGGTCTGACTGATAAGAACCCTTACAGGGACTCGGCATATTTCTCAGACTATGATCCTGAAAATGAGAGGAGCCCTCAAGAGGAGGGCAGTAAATTCTATCCAAGTGATTTCACTGCTGAGAatctgagctccatcagaggtGACGACTCCGTCAAAAGGCAGTTCAACAGCGACGACCATCTAACAAATCTGAGACTCATCaaaagttgtgttttggtgAATCTCTCAGAGGCTGACCCCAGTTCCCCCCATCCCCTTCCCACCCCCGGGCTGTCTATGCTCTCACCCTTTCCTCCGCAGATGGGTGGCTGCCTGACCAAAGAGTCCGCCCCAGCAGATGATGATCTCGGGTTGGAGAACGAGCACTCGGGAGAGGAGCCTTCCTCGGAGCTCGGCTCCTCCATCGGGTCTGAACCCTCTTCCACTGTCCAGGAGGCCTCAGGAAACCACGAGGAGGGGAACAGAAGAGCAGAAGATTACTCCCCGGTCCAGTCTTTGAATTCTGACTCCACCTTAACCGACTACAGAGACGAGGCCCCCAAAGAAAACGAAAATGGAacgacagaggaggaagagctgcCGGAGTTCAATCACGTCCAGGAAGAGACGGAGGACAGGAGGGAGGCGGTGAGAATAAATGAGGAAGATTTCGAGGACATAGACGCGGAGGAATGTGACTCACAGGACAGTCTGTGTGAGGAATCCAACGGCCCCGCTGACCTGTCGACCTCCTCGTCATTGCTGGAGCTGTGCGGCGAGGAAGTGAGAGCTCCgctggaggaggcggaggacgAGGATGACTCAGATGACAGCGAGTCGGATGAAGAGCTGAGGACCTACAACATCCAAGATGAAGACAGCGAGGAGAGCGAGGAGGATTTCACCACAGTGCCGGTGGTGGTGAGCGACTGCAGCAGGGCGAGACACCTCCGCAGCCTCCTGAAGATGCCAACCCTGATCACGGAGTCCTTCTGTGACGagctggagaggaagaaaaaagcgGTGTCCTTTTTCGACGATGTTACGGTGTTCCTTTTTGACCAG GAGAGCCCCACAGGAGAGCTGGTCGACTACACCTTCTCCGTAGAAACTGAGGCCAATGAGCAGGAatcctc CGAAGCTGAGCTCGAAGCGCAATCCTGTGAAACATTCTGCGTTTCTGAAGGAACAGATGGGAGCAACTCGGTAGAGG GTGGAGGTTGTGAGTGGAAAGATGACCTCTCATTTGAACCCCGCCCGTCCTCACCCGACACCAACCCCGAGCCCCCGTCCTCACCTTCATCCACCTCCAACAGTCCGGAGGCTCCCAAACCTGCAGCTGTAGCACTTAACCGTTTTATGGTCTCACGGTTCTCTATCACACATGTCTCCGACCCCCACACGGGCTCAGCAACAG AGAACAGTGAAGATAGTCCAAAAGATTGA